The genomic region GGTTGTCGACCGGTGAACAGCCCTGGACCGCCGACCACGCGGTGTTCGACACGGTGCTGCTGCCGGGCACGGCCTTCGTGGAGCTGGCACTGTGGGCGGGCGACCGGTTGGGCGTGCCGGGCCTCGACGAACTCGTCCTGGAGGCCCCGCTGATCCTGCCCGCCTCCGGTGGCGTGCATCTTCAGGTGGCCGTGGACGAGCCGGACGAGGAGGGGCGCCGGGCCGTGCGCTTCCACTCCCGTCCCGACGGCACGGACGGCGGGCCGTGGACCCGGCACGGCAGCGGGGTGCTCAGCGGGGTGCCGGGGCCGGAGTTCGACCTGGGGGTGTGGCCGCCGGCCGGTGCCGAGCCCGTCGATCTCGACGGCGCCTACGCGAAGATGGCCGAGGAGGGCTTCCGGTACGGGCCGCTCTTCCAGGGGCTGCGGTCCGCCTGGCGGCGCGGTGACGAGGTGTTCGCCGAGGTGGACGTCGACGGCGGTGATCCCGCCTTCCTGCTGCACCCGGCGCTGCTGGACGCGGCCCTGCACGCCTCCGGGCTCCTGCCGGGCAGCCGCGGGACCGGCGGGCTGCCCTTCTCCTGGTCGGACGTGGCGTTGCACGCGACCGGCGCGGGGAGTCTGCGCGTGCGGCTCGCGCGGGCCGGGGCGGAGAGGCTGACTCTGCATGCCACGGACGCACTGGGCGCTCCGGTCGTCAGCGTCGGCGAGCTGGCCTTCCGCCCGGTCACCGCCGGGCAGCTGGCCGTGCCGAGCGGTGCGGTGGACGCGCTGCTGAGCGTCGTGTGGCCCGCGCTGCCGGCCGCTGCCGCGACCGCTGGGAGGTATGCCGTGCTCGGTGGGGAGGCGCTTGAGGGATTCCCCGCCTACGGGACGCTCGCCGAGGTGGACGGTGCCCCGACCGCGGTGGTGGCACTCTGCCCGGTCGAGGCGGTCGACGGGGAGGAGGCGGAGGCCGCCGAGCGTGCCGTCGTCTGGGGGCTGGATCTGCTGCACGGGTGGCTGGCCGGGGAGCGGTCCGGGGTGCTGGTGATCGGTACCCGGGACGCCGCCCCGGTGCCCGGTACTCCGGTCACCGCGACCGGTATCGCGCATGCCGCGCTGGCCGGGCTGGTGCGCTCCGCACAGGCCGAGGAGCCGGACCGGCTGGTGCTGCTGGACACGACCGGGCCGCTCACCCCGGCCGGGCTGGACGCGGCGCTCGCCGCCGGGGAGCCCGAGGTCGCGCTGCGCGGCGGCACGGTGCACGGGCGTCGGCTGGAGCGATGTACCGCGCAGCCGCTCGCCGAGCCTGCCGGGCATGAGCAGTGGCGGCTCGACGTCACCGAGCCCGGCTCCTTCGGCAACCTCGCGCTCGTCCCGGACACTGCGGGGACGGCGTCACTCGGCGCCGGTCAGGTGCGGGTGGCCGTGCGTGCGGCCGGGATGAACTTCCGGGACACTCTCATCGCGCTGGGCATGTACCCGGACGCGGCCCCGCTGGGAAGTGAGGGCTGCGGTGTCGTGACCGAGGTCGGGCCGGGGGTGACCCGGTTCGTGGTCGGCGACCGGGTGATGGGCACACTGGACACCTCTTTCGCGCCGCTGTCCGTGGCCGACGCCCGGCTGCTCGCGCCGGTCCCGGACAGTTGGAGCGACATCGAGGGGGCCGCCGCGACGGTGGCCGCGCTCACCGCCTGGTACGGGCTGGTCGATCTGGGCCGACTGCGGTCCGGGCAGCGGGTGTTGATCCACGCCGGGGCGGGCGGGGTCGGTACGGCCGCCGTGCAACTGGCCCGGCATCTGGGCGCGGAGGTGTTCGCGACCGCCTCACGCGGCAAATGGGACGCGCTGCGCGCCGCCGGACTCGACGACGCGCACATCGCCGACTCCCGCACCCTCGACTTCCACGACACCTTCCTCACCGCCACTGACGGCGCCGGCATGGACGTCGTACTCAACTGCCTCGCAGGCGAGTTCACCGACGCCTCCCTCCGACTCCTCCCACACGGCGGGCGATTCGTGGAGATGGGCAAGACCGATCTGCGCGACCCCGGCCGGCTGGGCGTGGACCATCCCGGAGTGGTGTATCTCCCGTTCGACCTGGCGGAGGCCGGGCCCGAGCGGATCGAGGCCATTCTGGACGCGTTGGGCACGCTCTTCGCGGCCGGGGCGCTCACCCCGCCCCCGACCACCGTCTGGGACGTCCGGCAGGCTCCGGAGGCCTTCCGGGCGCTGGCCCGGACGGCCCTCGTGGGCAAGGCGGTGCTCACGCTTCCGCCGACCGGCTTCACCCCCGGTGAGACCGTGCTCGTGACCGGCGGTACCGGAACGCTGGGGGCGCTCGTCGCCCGGCGTCTCGCCGAACGGCACGGGGTACGCCATCTCACCCTCCTGTCTCGTGGCGGCCCGCAGACCCAGCGGGCCGACACGCTTCGCACCTCGCTGACCAGCATCGGCGCGGATGTGGAGGTCCTGGTCGTGGCCGGCGACATCGGTGACCCCGATTCGCCGGCCCGGCTGCACACCATACTGTCCGGACTCGGGCTCAGGCTCGCGGCCGTCGTGCACTGCGCGGGTACCACCGACGACGGCGCCGTCTCCGCGCTGACCCCCGAACGGCTGGCCGGAGTGCTGCGTCCCAAGGCGTACGGGGTCCAGCACCTGGCGCGGCTCGCCGAACAGCACCCGGGGATACGCCGGTTCGTGCTGTTCTCCTCGGCCGCGGCGGCCCTCGGCTCGCCGGGGCAGGCCAACTATGCGGCGGCCAACGCGTTCCTCGACGCCTACGCCCGTCGGCTCGACCAGGGGGGCCGGTCCGCCGTGTCGGTCGGGTGGGGTCTGTGGGAGGCGGCGAGCACCCTGACCGCCGGTCTCACGGCCGCGGACCATCGGCGGTTGCGCTCGGGCGGTTTCAAGGCACTGTCCGACGAAGAGGGACTGGCCCTGTTCGACGCGGCGCTGGCCGGCACGGTCGCCCAGGCCGCCGTCGTCGCGGCCCCCGTGGACGCGGCCGCGCTGCGTGCCTGGGGTGCGCGGGGATCGCTGCCCGCGCTGCTGCGGTCCCTGGCGGGTTCCGGCGGCGCCGGTGCGCGCCGTCGGGCCGCGCGGGAGACCCGGGAGCCCGGGGATGTGCTGCGTCGGCGTCTTGCCGCCCTGCCTCCGGAGCGGCGGGGCAGTGCGCTGCTCACGCTGGTGCGCGCCGAGGTGTCCGCGGTGCTCGGGCATGCGGCGCCCGCGCTGATCGACCCGGAGCGGTCGTTCCGGGAGATGGGCTTCGACTCGCTGACCGCCGTGGAGTTGCGCAACCGGCTGAACGCGGCCGCGGGGCTGCGGCTTCCGGCCACCCTGGTGTTCGACCATCCTCGGCTGGACGCCCTCGCCGCGTATGTCGGCGGACGGCTCTTCGACGGCGAGGAGGCGGCGGGCGGGGCGCGGGCGGAGGCGAGCGAGGCGCAGGTGCGCAGTCTGCTGTTGTCGGTGCCGCTGCACCGGCTGCGGGAGAGCGGCCTGTTGGACTCGCTGCTCGCGCTGGCCCCGGGCGCCCCTGAGCCGACGGCGCCCGACGTGGTCGAGGAACCCGCGGAGCGGATCGCGTCCATGGATGCCGCCTCCCTCGTGGAGATGGCCAGGAAGCTCTCCGCCGGCTCGGCCTGACTCCGCGGCCGGTCACCGTGCGAGCCGAAGACCCGCCCGGTGACCGGCCGGCGAGGGAGTGGTGTGGTGTTCCGTGCCGTCAGGCCGCTTCGCGTAAGGCTTCCTTGACGTAGAGCGGGAGTTCCTGCCGGGAGGTGATGTCGAGCTTGCGGTAGACCCTGGTGAGGTGCTGTTCGACGGTGCTGACCGTGATGAAGAGTTCCTCGGAGATCTCGCGGTTGGTGGAGCCCCGGGCCGCGAGGACGGCGACGCGCAGCTCCGACTCGCTGAGTTTGGCGGCCGGGTTCAGGGACCGGGGGCCGTGCAGGACGCGGTGGGCGGGGCGGTCGCCGACGGTCAGGGCGGCGATGCGTTCGAGCAGGGCACCGCAGCGGGACTCCTCGGCGAGTTGTCCGGCCTCGCGCAGGACGAGTTCGGCCGGGCCGGTCTGGCCGAGGTCCTGGTACGCCTCGGCGAGGTCGGCCAGGGCGTCGGCCAGCACCCAGCCGCCGCTGATCTCCCGCAGCCGCTCGACGGCGTGGCTGAGCAGGACAGGACGTTCCTGCTGTCCGGCGAGCCGGGCCCGGACCCTGAGCCACTGTCCGGGAAAGAGCATGCCGGTGTTGTCGGAAGCGCGGGCTTCGTGCGCGGCGAGCAGGTGGGCGCACTCCTGGTCGTTGCCGATCCTGAGCCAGGTCTCGGCCGCGTCGATGCGCCAGGCGGGCTCGAACCAGTCGGGCAGCAGCCAGCGCTCGGCGCACTTGCCGATCGTGAGGAAGTCCGAGAGCGCGAGGTGGGGGCGATCGATGCCGGCCAGGAAGTGACCGCGGGCTTGCAGGTAGGAAAAGGAGAAGACGCTCTGCGCGAAGTCGTCCGGCAGTGGCCGGTCGAGCAGCCGGGTGGCCTCCTCGTAGCGGCCGGTGGCGACGCAGACGTCGATGAGGACGGCGAGGGGGCTGCCGTAGAGCCAGTAGCTGGGTTCGCCGGTGCCGGCCGCGAGGACGTCGCGGGCGTAGGTCTCGGCCTCGGTGAGCCGGCCGCGGACGAGCGCGACCTCGGCGCGGACGCCGGTGAAGATCTGCCGCCAGCCCTCGACGCCGCGTTCGGTGGCCTCGCGGATGAAGTGCGCGGCCCACGCGTCGGCGAGGTGGGGGCGTCCCCGGCTCAGGCAGATCAGCGCGGAAACGATCAGTGGGAAGGTGGTGTCGCCGAGCGCGAGGGTGCGCAGGTGTTCCTCCGCGTCGTGCGTCTCGGGGCTGCGGGCGCTCAGTCGGCTGAGGCAGAAGTCGAACTTCAGCAGATCCGTCAGGGACTGTCCGGCGCCGGGACCGAGGGACGAGGTGTCGCAGAGGCCGGGGACAACTTGGAAGAGCCAGGGCCAGTTGTCGCTCTCCGGGTCGTGGCATCCGATGTGGGCGTCCTCGGCCTGCGGGAATGTGGACCGGAGGACCGTGACGCCCTCCTCCATCCGGCCGCATTCGAGCAGCAGCCGGGCGCGTAGGACACTGCGGGCGTGACAGGGTTCGTGGCCGTGGGGGCAGGGCTCTCGCATCGACTGGTCGAGGAATCTGGGAGCGGCTGTCCAGGGTTCGGTGCGCATGCTCAGGACGTAGCGTTTCAGCACCAGGCGGACGAAGTCCCGGCAGTCCGTGGTGTCTTCCTGGGCCAGGGCTAAGCAGTCGTCGGCGAAGCGGGCGTCGTCCTCGTCGAGCGCCTCGGCTGCGGCGCGTTCCAGAACCGCGGCCTGCCAGGTGCCGCCGACGGCGCGGGTCCGCAGGAGCAGGCGGGCCAGTTCGGTGGCGCCGGTGCCGCGTCGGTACAGCAGTTCGCCGGCCTCGGCGTCGAGGCCGGCCCGCTGCGCCTCCCCGACGTGTTCGAGGATTCCGGCGGCGACCAGCGGGTGGCGGATGTGCCAACCGCGGACCAGCCCGGCCGCGTCCAGCAGATTGCGGCCGTAGTCGATCGCGGTGGGACTCAGCCGCAGGACGGCGGCCAGGCTGTCGGGGTCGGAGAACTCGCCGAGCACGGCCATACCGGCGGCGACCTTCAGGGCGAGCGGTCCGCTGTCGCGCGCGCAGTCGACGGCCTCCTGGACGAAGAGGCCGTGCGGTTGGGGCCACTGGGCCATGGACAGCGCCATGCGCAGTTCCTCGGACAGGGCGCGCAGCAGGAGGGGATTGCCGCCGCTGGCGGTCAACGCCTCCTCGACGCTGTCCAGGGAGGAGCTGCCGCGCAGCCAGGTCCACAGTTCGTGGCCCTGCTCCACGGTCAGCGGGCGCAGCCGGACCCAGTGGACATGGGGCTGGCGCAGCAGGTCGCGGTGGAGGGCGGGGGCGAAGGCGCCGCCGAACGGCAGCAGGGTGAGGACCAGCATCACCCGCCTGTTGCCCAGGCGCCGCAGCGCGTCGAGGAGGAGACGGGTGCCGTGTTCGTCCTGGCCCTGTGGGTCGTCACGGCACACGACGATGGGTGCGTCGCGGGACAGGTCTTCCAGTCGGTCGACGAAGTCCTCGACGTCGTGGGCCGTGGCCGCTTCCCCTGCCGGCGCCGTGCGGGGGATCGTGAGGACGGTCGCCCCCTGTTCGGCGCAGTACTGGGCGAACAGGTCGAGGATGCGGGTCTTCCCGCAACCGACGCCGCCCTCCAGAATGACGCTCAGTGCGCTGCCGCGCTGGCACCAGGCATACAGGGCTTTCATGGACTGGAATTCGCCATCTTGGCTGTTAGGCATCATCGTATTCCACCTCTGATCCCACACCCACCGCGAACGCGGCGTGAACACTGTTGGCACGCTAGACAATTAGCCCGGCCACTGCCAAGGAATGTGCCGGAAACCAGCACGCTCACCTTAGTTAACCATTTCGGCGGCCAATCACCGGGCACACCACGACTATAGACGGACCTCTCTGACTTTCAAGTAAAATTTGACGCCTTAAGAGAGTCCTAACGCTCGCATTCGTACCGACACCCCAGAATGGATCTACTGATACCTCACGCCCACCTGACCATTAACGACAGTCCATCCCCCACTCATTTCCGCCATTCTGCTAGCGCAATATATGGGCCAGTGCAGCCCAGCTCCAGTAAATGTGACGAAGAACGCAAGTGGAAAGTGGTTTGCGAAAGGAAAACTTCAAAAAGGCTATTTCACGATCCAAGTCCGGTGAGCCAGTCGTGGATCACCGCGGCGGTCGTCTCCCCGTGCTCCTCGATCATGGAGTGGTGGTCGCCGGGCACGTCCGCCACCTTCAGCGGCACCGGCCACACCGTCTGCCACTCGTCTGGGACCTCCTGAGGGTGCTCCGGGTCCGGCTGGACCGGCCGGGAGGCCCGCAGCAGCAGGCCGGGGGTGGCGAGCGGGTTGGGCTGCCAGGTCTCGAAGAGCGAGAAGTACGACGCCATCGCGGTGAGCCTGAGACCGGTCATCCGGCCGAACTCGGCCTCGCGTTCGAGGGAGCGGGACTCCATGACGTGAACCATGTACTGGGTCTGCGGCATGCCCGCGAGGTAGGTGTCGAGCATGGCGACGCCCGCGGCCGGTGAGCCCAGCTCCTCCAGACGGGTGGCGACCGCGTAGGCGAGGGAGCCACCGGAGGAGCGGCCGGCCAGCGCGAACGGGGCTCCGTCCAGTGTGCGCAGGATGGTCCGCGCGGCGTGCTCGGCCGCCGCCTCGACGCTCCTGGCGACGAGTTCACCGGAGGCGAAGCCCGGCATCATCAGGGAATAGGTGTCCCGCAGCCCGCGCAGCGGCCGGGCCAGGGCGACGAACTCCTGGTCGCTGGCCCACACCGAGGTCGACGGCAGGCCGATCAGCGCCGGTCGGCCGCTGCCGTCGCCGTCGCCCAGTCGCACCAGGCCCGGCGCACGCCCCACGTCCTGCGCCGAGGTGAACGAAGGGCGCAGGCCCGCGGAGTTCATCAGGACCTTGGCCGCCCGGCCGTACTCTCCGACCGAGACGGCGTGCCGGTAGAGCGCCTCCACCGCGTCGGCGACGGACGTCGTGGGATCGGCCGGTGCGGCGGTGGACCCGGAGCGCGGGGCCGGGTCGGTGAACCGGCGGTCGAGGGCGACGGCGAGGGCGGCCGGGGTCGGGTGGTCGAAGACCAGGGTGGGCTGGAGTCGCAGCCCGGCGGCGTCGGCCAGCCTGTTGCGCAGTTCGACGGAGGTCAGCGAGTCGAACCCGAGGTCGCCGAAGGCCCGGTCGGCGTCGATGCCGTCGGGGCTGTCGTGACCCAGGACCCGTGACGCCTCGACGCGCACCAGGCGCAGCAGGGCGTCCGCGCGGGCGGCGGGCTCCAGCGCGGCCAGGCCGCCGCCCGCGACCGGCCGGCCGGCCTCCGCCTGCCTGACCGGGCGGCGAGTACCGCGCACCAGGCCGCGCAGCACTGCGGGGATCTGCTCGGCGGGCAGCCCCGCGGCGGCCTTCAGGGCCAGCCGCAGCGGCACGAGCACCGGCTCCCCCGCGACGGTGAGGGCCTGGTCGAGCGCGGCGAGTCCGGTGTCGGCGGTGAACGGCAGCAGTCCGCCGCCCGTGCCACGGGCCCGTCCGTCGGCGGCGTCCGCCATGCCCCCGACGCCCTGCCAGGGGCCCCAGGCCAGGGACACCACGGGCAGGCCGAGCGCCTGGCGGTGCTGGGCGAGAGCGTCGAGGAACGCGTTGGCGGCGGCGTAGTTCGCCTGTCCCGGGCTGCCCAGAACACCAGCCGCCGAGGAGAACAGGACCAGCGGGACGGGGTGGTCACCGGCCGTCAGCTCGTGCAGGTGCCAGGCCGCGTCCGCCTTGGGCCGCAGGACGGCGTCGAGGCGCTGCGGGGTGAGGTCGAGGGCAAGCCCGTCCTCGACGACACCGGCCAGGTGAAGGACCCCGGCGAGGGGCGCGTCGAGTCCGGCCAGCAGGGCGGAGAGCGCCGCGCGGTCGGCGACGTCGCAGGCGGCGAGGGTCACCCGGGCACCGGCCGCCGTCAGGTCGGCGGCCAGCCGGCCGGCGCCCGGGGTGTCGGGGCCGCGCCGGCCGGTGAGCAACAGGTGCCGCACGCCGTGGTGTTCGACCAGGCGGCGGGCGACCAGGGCGCCGATGCCGCCGATCGCGCCGGTCACCAGGACAGTGCCGTCGGGGTCGAACGCGGGGGCGGCGGCGCCGCCCGCGGCCGGGGCGGCGACGGCCGTCCGGGCGAGCCGGGGCGCGTGGACGGTGCCGGCCCGCAGCGCCAGCTGAGGCTCCCCGCCGGCCACGGCGGCCGGCAGGGCGGCGAGTGCGGTCGCCACTCCCTCGGGGTCGCCGGAGCCGTCGAGGTGGGCGCCGAGGTCGGCCAGGACCAGCCGGCCGGGGTGCTCGCTCTGCACGGCGCGGGCGAGGCCCCAGACAGCGGCGCGGGCCGGGTGCGGGGCGTCGTCGTCCGGACCGGTGGCGACCGCGCCGTGGGTGATCAGGACGAGCGGGACGTCCGTCAGACGGTCGTCGGCCAGCCATTCCTGGAGCAGCGCGAGCGTGTGCCCGCCGAGCGCATGGGCGTCGGCGGCGGGGTCGCCGCTGTCCGGCGCGTCGCACCAGGCGAGGGCGACGGCGGGGACGGGCGCGCCGGAGGCCAGCGCGTCGGCGAGGACCCGGCTGTCCGGGTACGGGACGACGTCACGGCCGGTGGCGGCGGCCAGGCAGGACCGCAGCTCCCTCGGGTCGAGGCCGACCAGCGCCCAGCTCGCTCCGTCGGAGGCGGCCGGGACGGGCAGTTGGGGCCACTGGAACCGGTACAGGTCCGCTCCGGCGGCCGGGGCCTGCGGGGCGCTCGGGGTGCGCAGGGTCAGCGCGTCGACACTCAGCACGGGTTGTCCGTCGGGCGTGGTCAGCTCCACCGCGACCGTGCCGTCGCCCGCGGCGGTGAGCTTGGCCCGCAGTGCGTGCGCCCCGGCGGCGTGCAGGCTGACGCCGGACCAGGCGAACGGCAGTCCGGCCGGGACCGGGGTGGCGTCCCCGTCCTGAGCGGCCAGGATGCCGAGGCCGAGGGGCTGGAGGGCGGCGTCGAGCAGGGCCGGGTGCAGGGCGTGGTCGTCGTCCGAAGCCTCTTCGCGGGCAAGGGACTCGGGCAGGACGACGTCGGCGTGCAGGGCGCCGTCGGTCTGCCACAGGCCGGTCAGCCCGTGGAAGGCGGGCCCGTACTCCAGGCCGCGTTCGGCGGTGGCGAGGTAGAAGTCGTCCAGCGGTACCGGCCGGGCGCCGGGCGGCGGCCAGGTGGCGTCGGCGGCCGGGGCGGGCACGGTGGCCGCGGTGAGCACACCGCCGGCGTGCCGGGTCCACTCGGCGCCGGG from Streptomyces sp. NBC_00878 harbors:
- a CDS encoding type I polyketide synthase, which produces MPSTTATEESGSTESRLRDYLKRAVADARDLRERLAASESRGREPIAIVGMACRFPGGVTSPEELWRLVSEGRDGVGDFPRDRGWPVDDLYAETDGTASSTTLEGGFLDDPAGFDAEFFGISPREAFSMDPQQRLLLEVSWEAVERAGLSPAALRGSRTGVYFGGGSEDFVSLLTTLQGSEDAPSLTGMTSSVMSGRVAYTLGLEGPALTVDTACSSSLVSLHLAVQALRAGECDMALSGGVTVMATPGIFPEFARQGGLASDGRCKAFAEAADGTGWGEGVGVLVVERLADARRLGHPVLAVVRGSAVNQDGASNGLTAPNGPSQQRVIHDALTNAGLTPDEVDAVEAHGTGTKLGDPIEAQAVLATYGQNRQHPLYLGSLKSNIGHTIAAAGVGAIIKTVLSLQAGVLPKTLHVDEPSKQVDWSAGAVELLTQARDWPKTGRPRRMGVSSFGISGTNAHLVLEQGDDPATTEADTLAGPVPWLLSARSTAALSTQAALLVDHLAEHPETRPQDIGYASAVSRAGLECRAVVVGGDREALERGVAAVADGSADPGVVRGRAGTGGVVFVFPGQGSQWTGMALELLDSSPVFAARMAECEQALSGFVDWSLKDVLQGELERVDVVQPVLWAVMVSLAEVWRSYGVEPAAVVGHSQGEIAAAVVAGALSLEDGARVVALRSRVILALSGQGGMVSVQLPAGLVREELKRWDGRIDLAAVNGPASVVVAGEPGALDELLAWAEEDGVRARRIAVDYASHSAHVDAVREELADLLKDVAPKPSRVAFYSCVTAGRLETVGLDAAYWFRNLRQPVEFEQTTRALLEQGHTLFVEVTPHPVLTSAVQETAEDHGRQIAVTGTLRRGEGGPQRLLLSLGEAYVHGAPVDWTPWYEGSGARRVALPTYAFQRQRYWTELPGARAGDAGAAGLGRAGHPLLGAVVELAESERTVFTGRLSTGEQPWTADHAVFDTVLLPGTAFVELALWAGDRLGVPGLDELVLEAPLILPASGGVHLQVAVDEPDEEGRRAVRFHSRPDGTDGGPWTRHGSGVLSGVPGPEFDLGVWPPAGAEPVDLDGAYAKMAEEGFRYGPLFQGLRSAWRRGDEVFAEVDVDGGDPAFLLHPALLDAALHASGLLPGSRGTGGLPFSWSDVALHATGAGSLRVRLARAGAERLTLHATDALGAPVVSVGELAFRPVTAGQLAVPSGAVDALLSVVWPALPAAAATAGRYAVLGGEALEGFPAYGTLAEVDGAPTAVVALCPVEAVDGEEAEAAERAVVWGLDLLHGWLAGERSGVLVIGTRDAAPVPGTPVTATGIAHAALAGLVRSAQAEEPDRLVLLDTTGPLTPAGLDAALAAGEPEVALRGGTVHGRRLERCTAQPLAEPAGHEQWRLDVTEPGSFGNLALVPDTAGTASLGAGQVRVAVRAAGMNFRDTLIALGMYPDAAPLGSEGCGVVTEVGPGVTRFVVGDRVMGTLDTSFAPLSVADARLLAPVPDSWSDIEGAAATVAALTAWYGLVDLGRLRSGQRVLIHAGAGGVGTAAVQLARHLGAEVFATASRGKWDALRAAGLDDAHIADSRTLDFHDTFLTATDGAGMDVVLNCLAGEFTDASLRLLPHGGRFVEMGKTDLRDPGRLGVDHPGVVYLPFDLAEAGPERIEAILDALGTLFAAGALTPPPTTVWDVRQAPEAFRALARTALVGKAVLTLPPTGFTPGETVLVTGGTGTLGALVARRLAERHGVRHLTLLSRGGPQTQRADTLRTSLTSIGADVEVLVVAGDIGDPDSPARLHTILSGLGLRLAAVVHCAGTTDDGAVSALTPERLAGVLRPKAYGVQHLARLAEQHPGIRRFVLFSSAAAALGSPGQANYAAANAFLDAYARRLDQGGRSAVSVGWGLWEAASTLTAGLTAADHRRLRSGGFKALSDEEGLALFDAALAGTVAQAAVVAAPVDAAALRAWGARGSLPALLRSLAGSGGAGARRRAARETREPGDVLRRRLAALPPERRGSALLTLVRAEVSAVLGHAAPALIDPERSFREMGFDSLTAVELRNRLNAAAGLRLPATLVFDHPRLDALAAYVGGRLFDGEEAAGGARAEASEAQVRSLLLSVPLHRLRESGLLDSLLALAPGAPEPTAPDVVEEPAERIASMDAASLVEMARKLSAGSA
- a CDS encoding LuxR family transcriptional regulator gives rise to the protein MKALYAWCQRGSALSVILEGGVGCGKTRILDLFAQYCAEQGATVLTIPRTAPAGEAATAHDVEDFVDRLEDLSRDAPIVVCRDDPQGQDEHGTRLLLDALRRLGNRRVMLVLTLLPFGGAFAPALHRDLLRQPHVHWVRLRPLTVEQGHELWTWLRGSSSLDSVEEALTASGGNPLLLRALSEELRMALSMAQWPQPHGLFVQEAVDCARDSGPLALKVAAGMAVLGEFSDPDSLAAVLRLSPTAIDYGRNLLDAAGLVRGWHIRHPLVAAGILEHVGEAQRAGLDAEAGELLYRRGTGATELARLLLRTRAVGGTWQAAVLERAAAEALDEDDARFADDCLALAQEDTTDCRDFVRLVLKRYVLSMRTEPWTAAPRFLDQSMREPCPHGHEPCHARSVLRARLLLECGRMEEGVTVLRSTFPQAEDAHIGCHDPESDNWPWLFQVVPGLCDTSSLGPGAGQSLTDLLKFDFCLSRLSARSPETHDAEEHLRTLALGDTTFPLIVSALICLSRGRPHLADAWAAHFIREATERGVEGWRQIFTGVRAEVALVRGRLTEAETYARDVLAAGTGEPSYWLYGSPLAVLIDVCVATGRYEEATRLLDRPLPDDFAQSVFSFSYLQARGHFLAGIDRPHLALSDFLTIGKCAERWLLPDWFEPAWRIDAAETWLRIGNDQECAHLLAAHEARASDNTGMLFPGQWLRVRARLAGQQERPVLLSHAVERLREISGGWVLADALADLAEAYQDLGQTGPAELVLREAGQLAEESRCGALLERIAALTVGDRPAHRVLHGPRSLNPAAKLSESELRVAVLAARGSTNREISEELFITVSTVEQHLTRVYRKLDITSRQELPLYVKEALREAA